CGGGGGGCGCGCTGGCAAGCTTCACCTTCTGTCGGTACCGACCGTGTTTAGCCGGCCGCCGGCAGAAACTGTCCGGTAGTCGGTTCGGGATACTCACTCGTCAACACAGTATCGCGGATTCCCACAACTAGCAGTTTGGCAATGCCCAGAGGAGGCACTATGGGTGGTAGCAAGAGGCAGAGGGTCGGTGGTCGAGTCGCAACAGTCACGCCGCCCCGTTTGGTGGTCAAGATGAGCAATGACGTGGTCTACGACCCCAATGCAAGCGACCGTCCCAAGGGGGTGGGTATCTACCCCGCCGACGGTGAGGTTCAAATCCGGAACATAAGCGGAACGGTCGTGGTGGGCGACAAGTTGGTTGATCGCAACCAGACCGAGTACGCTGGGCCCGGGGTCCGAGTTCAACTCAACGGTCAGTACGGCCGGGTAGTCGTATCACGCGGCTGATTGACCAGATCGGTGTCGGCGGCAAATGATCTCTGTGGAAGCCCGCCACGCACGCTCTCCATCCTACGGGGAGCGCTTTCTTTTTCCGAGGAATTTGGTTATAGTGTGTAGGTTGAAAAGCGGAATTATGGAGGCGTGCTAGACCTGCCCGCCATGCTACACAAGGCGTGGCAGGCGGGGCGGTTGTCAGCCAAAGGCTGATCCGCCTTCGGCGGAAATAGGCGTCCCTGCCCCGCACCTAGATTGGAGAGGTCGCATAGTGGCCGAGTGCGCTTGCTTGGAAAGCAAGTATACCTGAAAGGGTATCGCGAGTTCGAATCTCGCCCTCTCCGATCTGGTGCGGGGTCGCCTCCGCCAAGTTATATTTCAGCGAAGTTTTGGAAGTCTGAAATTATTGATATAATTATTATATGAAAGAAAAAATAACCCTCAATGCCAAATGGCATATCAAGGCCCCACTTACGGAAGTTTTTAATATAATGACTGACTTTGAAAAATGGCCCGAATATTTTCCAAAAGTTGGAGAATCCATACAAGTCACGACGCGCGAAGGAAATAATTTGGAAATGGATGCGACCGTTAAATCGTTCGGTCGAAGGTTTCCAGTAAAGATGAAAACCCAGATCCTCCCTGGTAGGGGGTTCATTTCGGATAATGATAGCCCTAAATTTGGAACTTCTGGCCACGAAGAGTTGTTGCTCTCTGAATGTCCGGAGGGAACCATGATCGATTACACTTATCAGGTTACCATCCACAAACTCTGGCTCCGTATTGTGGCACAACCATTGATTGGCTGGTTTTCCATGAAATACTGGGAGAAAGCAGTCATAGATGAACTAAGAAAAAGGCTCGAGAGATAAAATATTGAGGATCATTTGGTCTTTATATGAAGGCGCATTGTTCCATTAATAGCTAAATCCGTGTATCCAACCTCCAGCGCTGGTTTGAATAGAGAAACCGATACGGCAGTATATTTTTTCACGGTGGCGTTTGAACCGTTGAATAACTATTCTGCCCATACAGTTCGGATTTGGGATAAAACATTTCCTACTGCCGAGCACGCTTTTCAATGGAAGAAGTTTTCCGTTGAGCACCCAGAAATCGCACAACGTATATTTGAGGCCGGCAGCCCGGAGGCGGTTAAGAAAATATCTGATGCAAATAGGGACAAAGCTCCTGTGACATGGCTGGAAGATAAAGTCGCAATTATGGAACAGATTCTTCAAGCCAAGGCGGAACAGCACGAAGACGTACGCGAGGCACTGTCCAGAGCTGGTGACAGGCTCATAGTGGAAAACTCGCCAGTCGATTCGTTCTGGGGTGACGGACCGGACGGAAATGGAGAGAATATGATTGGGAAAATCTGGATGCGGATTCGAAAGACAATTTTGATCAGCTGAATATTTCACTGTGGTAAGCAGTGAACGATAATCCATGAATACTGATCAGCAAAAAGTTGTAGCGTACTTCTCACGTCCTGAATCGCGGTGGGGCTATGACTTGATATTACGCGGTTCGAAGCATTTTGGATATTACCCGTCTGGCCAGGCCGACATCACCGAATCAGAGGCTCAGGTATTGATGCAAGAATTGGTAGCCAAGAATTTAGATCTCAAACCGGGCCAAGCAGTATTAGATGCCGGGTGTGGTCAAGGTGTCGTTTCGACGTATTTGGCCGAAAAATACCACGTTAATGTTATTGGTATTACTATTGTCCCATTTGAAATAACGAAGTCGGTTCAACGGGCGCACAAACTTGGAGTAGGCGGAAATGTCGAGTATCAAATCATGGATTATTCGGCTACGGCATTCCCGGATGGCCATTTTGATGCTATCTACACCACCGAAACGCTCTCACATTCTCCCGATGTGGCCAAGACACTGCGCGAGTTCTATAGAATATTAAAACCGGGTGGTCGTATAGCGTTTTTTGAATACGCCATAGCCCACGACGAACAATTTACGGCTTGGGAAAAGAAAAATTTTGATATTGTTATGGAGGGCTCGGCCATGATGGGGCTCAAGCAATTCCACTATGGGCAATTCACTCATTTGCTGCGGGTAGCTGGAATTGAAAATGCCCGAGAGGAGAGTATAACCAACAATGTCCGTCCATCATTCTATCGCTTACATAAGCTGGCGGTTTGGCCATATCGAATAGTTCGGCTGTTCCGGTGGCAGAAACATTTTGTCAATATCACAGCCGGATTTGAATATTACAGAATGGTTGAGAAGGGGCTGTTGCGGTATAGTATTTATACTGGAAACAAGCCGAGCTGATATAATTGGTATCATCGGCAGATTCTATATGATGGTTTACGCCGCTGCCGACATTTCCGGTTTGGTCTCGGCTTGCAGGCGGGCGATAATCTTATCAAGCGAGTCTCCGCTGCCGTCGATCACCAATCGGGTGAATTCAGGATCAGACCGGACTAGTCTTTGGAAGACCTTTGAATAACGAAGAGCCCAGTCTTCTTCAGACATTTCCGGTCCAATCATACGAGCCATGGCGCGACCCTGCATTAGCATGTAGTTAACCCGTTTATCTGGGGTAAATCCTAAGTTGTCTAGTTCGAAGTGTTCCATAGAATAAGTATGACTAATCACGATAATTTTGTCTAATGGCTACCTGTTCGCGTAATGCCATGATATACTTAGCGCATAGAATATCAAATCGAATACCATGAAACAAGCATATTGCGCTTTCGATATTGGCGGTACTAATACTCGCATGGCTATTTCCCGTGATGGCCTTACGATTGATAAAATATTGACCGCGCCAACCCAAAGAAACTACCAACGGGGGATGCGGGTTGTGAATCGGCTGTACAAAGCATTATTCGGTAATGATCGAGCCAAACTCGCGGCCGGTGGAATAGCCGGCACTTTCAATAAAGACAAAACCAAGACCCTGGATTGCCCGCAGTTACCTGGCTGGGTGGGGAAGCCAATGAGACTTGATCTGACAAAATTATTTCACTGTCCAGTGATTCTGGAAAACGATGTGGCGCTGGGTGGTTTGGGCGAAGCGGTAGTCGGCGCGGGTAAGCGGGCGAACATCGTGGGGTATTATTCGGTCGGTACGGAAGTGGGCGGTAGCCGGATTGTGGAAGGTCGGGTTGATCGGGTGGCATTTGGCTTCGAACCCGGAAAGCAATTATTCAATCGCCATGGTCGGTGGCAAACACTGGAAGAAATTATCGGCGGCCGGGGTATTCAACGATACTATCGATCGAAACCGGAAGATATCGACGATCAAAAAGTCTGGCGTGAACTGCGCGAGTACCTAGCGCTGGGTTTGCGCAATGCCATCGCGCTCTGGTCGCCCGATGTTATGATACTCGGCGGCAGCGTAATGAAAAAACTTTGGCCAGTAACTATAAACAAACGATTTTCATCGGGGTTAATCTGGCCAATGATCAAGCGGGGACGGCTGGGTGACCATGCGACTTTGATTGGCGCCCTGGTTCATCTGAAAAAATATGGTCATTTGGTAGGGTAGTTCGTAACACAACACATAACATTGTTGTGCCCAGGCTGAATCTGGGTGGCACTTTTTGTATTACAACAAATAATTGACATTGTACAAAATACGTGCTATACTGTATATAGAAATCTGGATAATTATACACAAAAATCGCTACAAAAAGCGAGGTTGTGTATTCTGCTGGAATTGGTTTGTGTTACGGGCGAAAATTAAAACGAAATCAGCCTTGAAGGGGCGAAAAACGCGAGAAAAACTAAAAAGAAAAACGACCATCGACCGGAAAAAACAATGGCAGGTCGGATTTCGACATCTGTCCAAACGCAGACGGTCCGATCGGAAGGATAACAAGACTTCAAATACGCGACGACGGACCACATTATTGGTCGTGCCGTCGTTTTGGTATCAATTAACATTCCGGGTGCGGCAGTTCAATCGCTGGCAGCTCGCTAGTATCGCAACGCTCGTGCTTCTTTTTGGTGGCGCGGTAGTTTATTATTATACAAACTGGGTCAGCGCGACTTCGGAACAAGCGGTGCTTACTACGCGGGCTGATTGGGAGGCTGGCGAATATCAGCCCGGCACCATAGACATAACCACGACCGCAGGTTCAATGACGGTAAAGAGCGGCGGGGTCGGTAATTGGGATGTATCCACGCCGCAGTTTCCAGAAGACATTCGGGGTCGATTTGATCTTGGTCAGGAACCAGCTGATATCGGAACTGACATCGTAAGCGATGGTACCTATTTGTACATGATCATCGGTGGACACCAGCCGGAGTTTTTTCGCTACAATCCTGATTTGGCAACTTGGAAGCAGCTGGCCAATGCGCCGACCGAATTTTATCATGGTTCGGCCCTGACTTATCGCAACGGTGTTATCTATGCGATTAACGGCAGTGATGGCACCCTGACAACTGACGCCACAGCCCATTTTTTTGCGTATGATATTGCCACGGACACCTGGTCAAGCTTGGAAGATGCGCCTCAGCCTTGGTTGTACAACGCTGACCTGGTTGCGGCTGGCAACAATAAAATCTACGCGGTTCAGGGCGGGAACGACGTTAATGTCTTCGTATATAATATTACTACCGCTCATTGGTCGGTCGGTACTTCCGTGCCAGATCCCATTTCGGGCGCGGTATATTATCACCCATTGGTCTATTCTGATGTCGTATACAGTGATACATGCAATCTTGGGTGTGTCTACGCGTTCCAAGGAAACTCCACTGCTTTTTTCCGCTTTGACATCGAGACCGGGACTTGGTTCACGGGTTTTGCCAACGCGCCGGGTACGATCAGTTCCGGTTCGGCTATGGCTCTGGACGAGGCCAACGATGTCATTTACGCTTTCCGGGGCAACAATGTCGACTTCATGAGCTATTCGCCCGGGTCCACCTGGGTGACCACCCCGCCTGATCCGGGACGCGCGATAGCCAATGGCGGGTCAATGGCATATTTGAATGGTTTTATCTATGCCACATTCGGCGGCGTACCGGAGATCGGTCGTTATGATTTGTCCGCGCCCGCCCACTGGGATGTGATTCTCAATCCGTTGGCCGCAGGCACGAACGCCGACGGTCTCATAGCGTACGTTTCCGACGCGGTGGACAGTCCTGATTGCAACGACGGCCAGACCGGCACGCGTACCGGCTGTTTATATGTTGTCCAGCCGGCCAGCAGCGGGTTCCGCCGTTTCCGGATCGGAGATAACGCTTGGGATTCATTGATCGCCCTGAATGACGCGACCAACACTAACGGCGGAAGTACGGGCGCGGGCGCTTCGATCTGCTATGACACGAATAATAATATTTTCATTTCCCGCGGAGCGGGCGGCAATTATATCCATACATACAATATCGGCACCAACACTTGGGGCACGAGTATTGCCACCGGAGTAGCAGCCAGCTACGGTTCGTCCATTGCCTGCACGGCCGACAACACTTTTTACTGGCTGCGCGGCAACAACACGGATGATTTTTAC
This sequence is a window from Patescibacteria group bacterium. Protein-coding genes within it:
- a CDS encoding NADAR family protein; translation: MYPTSSAGLNRETDTAVYFFTVAFEPLNNYSAHTVRIWDKTFPTAEHAFQWKKFSVEHPEIAQRIFEAGSPEAVKKISDANRDKAPVTWLEDKVAIMEQILQAKAEQHEDVREALSRAGDRLIVENSPVDSFWGDGPDGNGENMIGKIWMRIRKTILIS
- a CDS encoding SRPBCC family protein; translation: MKEKITLNAKWHIKAPLTEVFNIMTDFEKWPEYFPKVGESIQVTTREGNNLEMDATVKSFGRRFPVKMKTQILPGRGFISDNDSPKFGTSGHEELLLSECPEGTMIDYTYQVTIHKLWLRIVAQPLIGWFSMKYWEKAVIDELRKRLER
- a CDS encoding ROK family protein, with amino-acid sequence MKQAYCAFDIGGTNTRMAISRDGLTIDKILTAPTQRNYQRGMRVVNRLYKALFGNDRAKLAAGGIAGTFNKDKTKTLDCPQLPGWVGKPMRLDLTKLFHCPVILENDVALGGLGEAVVGAGKRANIVGYYSVGTEVGGSRIVEGRVDRVAFGFEPGKQLFNRHGRWQTLEEIIGGRGIQRYYRSKPEDIDDQKVWRELREYLALGLRNAIALWSPDVMILGGSVMKKLWPVTINKRFSSGLIWPMIKRGRLGDHATLIGALVHLKKYGHLVG
- a CDS encoding methyltransferase domain-containing protein — encoded protein: MNTDQQKVVAYFSRPESRWGYDLILRGSKHFGYYPSGQADITESEAQVLMQELVAKNLDLKPGQAVLDAGCGQGVVSTYLAEKYHVNVIGITIVPFEITKSVQRAHKLGVGGNVEYQIMDYSATAFPDGHFDAIYTTETLSHSPDVAKTLREFYRILKPGGRIAFFEYAIAHDEQFTAWEKKNFDIVMEGSAMMGLKQFHYGQFTHLLRVAGIENAREESITNNVRPSFYRLHKLAVWPYRIVRLFRWQKHFVNITAGFEYYRMVEKGLLRYSIYTGNKPS